From Burkholderia pseudomultivorans, the proteins below share one genomic window:
- a CDS encoding AMP nucleosidase has product MKNDLSRRHRMLTPESPPVEAFDDPIAAVARLSAIYDTNTGFLRDAFARYRRHESITEHVRACYPFVRIRTDVNTHVDSRRSYGFVAGPGVFETTVTRPDLFANYYREQLRLLAKNHHVKIEIGVSSQPIPVHFAFPEGIHLEGELDRDSLLAMRDIFDTPDLSYLDDRIVNGTFEPSPGEPHPLALFTAARVDFSLHRLRHYTATSPTHFQNYVLYTNYQFYIDEFVKLGRTMMTESDDPDVRAYRSQYSAFVEPGDVVTYNANLGSEAGEGAAPPRLPQMPAYHLKRADGSGITMVNIGVGPSNAKTITDHIAVLRPHAWVMLGHCAGLRNTQRLGDYVLAHGYVREDHVLDADLPLWVPIPALAEVQLALERAVADVTQLDGAELKRVMRTGTVASVDNRNWELRDHREPVQRLSQSRAIALDMESATIAANGFRFRVPYGTLLCVSDKPLHGELKLPGMADQFYRAQVDQHLQIGVKAMEILRTNGLDKLHSRKLRSFAEVAFQ; this is encoded by the coding sequence ATGAAGAACGATTTGAGCCGCCGGCACCGGATGCTGACGCCCGAAAGTCCGCCGGTCGAAGCTTTCGACGACCCGATTGCCGCCGTCGCGCGGCTGTCCGCCATCTACGATACGAACACCGGTTTCCTGCGCGACGCATTCGCGCGCTATCGTCGCCACGAATCGATCACCGAGCATGTGCGCGCGTGCTATCCGTTCGTGCGGATCCGCACCGACGTCAACACGCACGTCGACTCGCGCCGTTCGTACGGCTTCGTCGCGGGCCCGGGCGTCTTCGAGACGACGGTCACGCGTCCCGACCTGTTCGCCAACTACTACCGCGAGCAACTGCGCCTGCTCGCGAAGAACCACCATGTGAAGATCGAGATCGGCGTGTCGTCGCAGCCGATCCCCGTTCACTTCGCGTTTCCCGAAGGCATCCATCTCGAAGGCGAGCTCGATCGCGACAGCCTGCTCGCGATGCGCGACATCTTCGACACGCCCGACCTGTCGTATCTCGACGATCGCATCGTCAACGGCACGTTCGAGCCGTCGCCGGGCGAGCCGCATCCGCTCGCGCTGTTTACGGCCGCGCGCGTCGATTTCTCGCTGCACCGGCTGCGTCACTACACCGCGACGTCGCCGACGCACTTCCAGAACTACGTGCTTTATACGAACTACCAGTTCTACATCGACGAGTTCGTGAAGCTCGGCCGCACGATGATGACGGAAAGCGACGATCCCGACGTGCGCGCCTATCGCAGCCAGTACAGCGCGTTCGTCGAGCCGGGCGACGTCGTCACGTACAACGCGAACCTCGGCAGCGAAGCGGGCGAGGGCGCCGCGCCGCCGCGCCTGCCGCAGATGCCCGCGTATCACCTGAAGCGGGCGGACGGCAGCGGCATCACGATGGTCAACATCGGCGTCGGTCCGTCGAACGCGAAGACGATCACCGATCACATCGCGGTGCTGCGTCCGCATGCGTGGGTGATGCTCGGCCACTGCGCGGGGCTGCGCAACACGCAGCGTCTCGGCGACTACGTGCTTGCGCACGGCTATGTGCGCGAGGACCACGTGCTCGACGCCGACCTGCCGCTGTGGGTGCCGATCCCGGCGCTGGCCGAAGTGCAGCTCGCGCTCGAACGCGCGGTCGCCGACGTCACGCAGCTCGACGGTGCCGAACTGAAGCGCGTGATGCGCACGGGCACGGTCGCGAGCGTCGACAACCGCAACTGGGAACTGCGCGACCATCGCGAGCCGGTGCAGCGGCTGTCGCAGAGCCGCGCGATCGCGCTCGACATGGAAAGTGCGACGATCGCCGCGAACGGCTTCCGCTTCCGCGTACCCTACGGCACGCTGCTATGCGTGTCGGACAAGCCGCTGCATGGCGAGCTGAAGCTGCCGGGCATGGCCGACCAGTTCTATCGCGCGCAGGTCGATCAGCATCTGCAGATCGGCGTGAAGGCGATGGAGATCCTGCGCACGAACGGGCTCGACAAGCTGCATAGCCGCAAGCTGCGGAGTTTTGCGGAGGTGGCGTTTCAGTAA